A stretch of the Schistocerca serialis cubense isolate TAMUIC-IGC-003099 chromosome 2, iqSchSeri2.2, whole genome shotgun sequence genome encodes the following:
- the LOC126456902 gene encoding collagen alpha-1(XXVI) chain-like isoform X18, translating to MVAIMMNADVIPVTAVSARPFVEESRNHEYSTSRSGEPYKSSAAHVHNSTSITMRATVAALLLCLVVSACRSQETPPGPPGPTDGPQPTGPPGPPTGGPEPTGEPQPTGGPQPTGGPEPTGQPGPPPLF from the exons actgcagtctctgctcGTCCCTTTGTTGAAGAGTCACGGAATCACGAGTACTCCACATCACGCAGTGGCGAGCCTTATAAAAGCTCTGCAGCCCATGTTCACAACAGCACTTCCATCACCATGAGGGCGACAGTGGCAGCTCTTCTCCTGTGTCTTGTG GTATCAGCATGCCGCAGCCAAGAGACTCCTCCTGGCCCTCCTGGACCAACTGATGGGCCACAACCAACTGGTCCACCAGGCCCACCAACCGGAG gtcctgaaccaactgGAGAGCCCCAACCAACTGGAGGGCCACAACCAACTGGTGGGCCTGAACCAACTGGACAACCAGGGCCGCCTCCCCTGTTTTAG